One genomic segment of Flagellimonas marinaquae includes these proteins:
- a CDS encoding RpiB/LacA/LacB family sugar-phosphate isomerase, whose product MKIAIGNDHAGTDYKLAIIGLLKSKGIEVVNYGTDGTDSVDYPDFTHPVATDVANGNVDMGIVLCGSGNGATMTINKHQNVRGALCWNKEITQLAREHNDANILSLPARFISLPQALEMVDTFLNTKFDGGRHERRIEKIPCR is encoded by the coding sequence ATGAAAATTGCGATAGGAAACGACCACGCCGGAACCGATTATAAATTGGCCATTATTGGCCTATTAAAATCCAAGGGTATAGAAGTTGTCAATTATGGTACCGATGGTACGGATAGTGTGGATTATCCGGATTTTACCCACCCTGTAGCCACCGATGTGGCCAATGGTAATGTAGATATGGGTATTGTTCTCTGTGGTAGTGGCAATGGTGCTACCATGACGATTAACAAACACCAGAACGTAAGGGGAGCATTATGTTGGAACAAGGAGATCACACAGTTGGCAAGGGAACACAACGATGCCAATATCTTGAGCTTACCGGCACGTTTTATATCTCTACCGCAGGCCTTGGAAATGGTTGATACTTTTTTAAACACCAAATTCGATGGGGGCAGGCACGAACGCAGGATAGAAAAAATACCATGTAGATAA
- a CDS encoding S41 family peptidase: MKRLIKKQVFVPVLAVAIFVGASSFKSDFFEIAKQIEIFTTLFKELNMNYVDETNPAELMDSAIKNMLGELDPYTQFLNEQDVESYKINNSGEYSGIGALVRSYESKLVVVEPYEGYAADKAGLKAGDEIIKIGETLVADFDDNAGELLKGANNSTVEVTFVRQGETKTTSITREGVEVDAVPFYDMIDEKTGYIVLARFNRKASKQTQLALQDLKGRGAERLVLDLRGNPGGLLSEAINVTNLFVPKGELIVTTKSKVKKFNQEYRTKNKPEDVDIPLVVLINGKSASASEIVSGGLQDLDRAVILGARSFGKGLVQRPLKLTYGTQLKVTISRYYTPSGRCIQSLDYWNRDAEGNAVRNTKFNEFTTKNGRKVWDGGGVMPDVTIESLKTNSLIDALEANNIIFDFATNYFYEHNFDDVSDFSFSESDYMAFKSYVKEQNFTFQTKTEKLLEESINADDSLLGQDVQEKYKDLLLAVNRGKITALDSYKKEIQKNLEDEIITRYFYRNGLYKYYLNHDDAILTAKELLANNSKYNGILQ, encoded by the coding sequence ATGAAAAGATTGATTAAAAAGCAGGTGTTTGTTCCCGTTTTGGCTGTGGCAATTTTTGTTGGGGCCAGCAGTTTTAAGAGCGACTTTTTTGAGATTGCAAAGCAGATAGAAATATTCACCACATTGTTCAAAGAACTCAACATGAACTATGTGGACGAGACCAATCCGGCAGAATTGATGGACTCGGCCATAAAAAACATGCTGGGCGAACTTGATCCCTACACCCAATTTTTAAATGAGCAGGATGTTGAATCCTACAAAATCAATAATTCTGGAGAATATTCCGGCATAGGTGCGCTCGTGCGCTCGTACGAAAGTAAATTGGTGGTTGTGGAACCTTATGAAGGATATGCGGCCGACAAAGCCGGTTTAAAGGCCGGTGACGAAATTATTAAAATAGGTGAAACATTGGTTGCCGATTTCGACGACAATGCGGGAGAACTATTAAAAGGAGCGAACAATTCCACGGTAGAGGTAACTTTTGTGAGACAGGGAGAAACCAAAACCACTTCCATTACCCGGGAAGGTGTTGAGGTCGATGCCGTTCCTTTTTATGATATGATCGATGAAAAAACCGGTTATATTGTACTTGCCCGTTTTAATAGAAAGGCATCCAAACAGACACAATTGGCCCTGCAGGACCTTAAAGGTCGAGGCGCCGAGCGTTTGGTTTTGGATTTAAGGGGAAACCCGGGGGGATTGCTCTCCGAAGCCATAAACGTTACGAACTTGTTTGTGCCCAAAGGAGAATTGATCGTTACCACAAAATCAAAAGTAAAAAAGTTCAACCAAGAATATAGGACCAAGAACAAGCCGGAAGATGTAGATATTCCTTTAGTTGTTCTTATAAACGGAAAAAGTGCCTCCGCCAGTGAAATAGTCTCGGGCGGTTTGCAGGATTTGGACCGTGCCGTAATCTTGGGGGCCAGAAGCTTTGGGAAAGGTTTGGTTCAACGTCCGCTAAAACTCACCTATGGAACACAGTTAAAGGTTACCATATCCAGGTATTATACCCCTTCCGGAAGATGTATCCAGTCTTTGGATTATTGGAACCGGGATGCTGAAGGAAATGCAGTTCGAAACACCAAGTTTAATGAGTTCACCACAAAAAACGGCCGAAAAGTTTGGGACGGTGGCGGTGTTATGCCCGATGTAACCATTGAATCGTTAAAAACCAATTCCCTTATCGATGCTCTGGAGGCGAACAATATTATTTTTGATTTTGCAACGAACTATTTCTACGAACATAATTTCGATGATGTTAGCGATTTCTCATTTTCGGAAAGTGATTATATGGCTTTCAAATCCTATGTAAAAGAACAGAACTTTACTTTTCAGACAAAAACGGAAAAGCTTTTAGAAGAGTCTATCAACGCCGACGATTCGCTTTTAGGGCAAGATGTACAGGAAAAATACAAAGACCTCTTATTGGCCGTAAACCGGGGCAAGATCACCGCGTTGGACAGCTATAAAAAAGAAATTCAGAAAAACCTGGAAGACGAGATCATCACCCGATACTTTTATCGCAACGGTCTCTATAAATATTATTTAAACCACGACGATGCCATTTTAACTGCCAAAGAACTATTGGCCAACAACAGTAAATACAATGGTATTTTACAATAA
- a CDS encoding DUF2157 domain-containing protein, protein MDKPDRNDIKLVVLHSNWSEQGVDRALSDHVYSNKYAWLRFLKLLVLTLGISFTVAGIIFFFAYNWDSLNKFLKLGAVQSLVLIFTFLALFIKQKAFIKKSILTGAAVLVGVMYAVFGQIYQTGANAYDFFLAWTIFITIWVFISNFPTLWLIYVSLLNITLVLYAKQGVENWSESEVFILLFLLNTLALICFLFLPRFLKANYYPKWFTNFLAIAAVTVATAGVTGGILEDEQDYSFWLLLFLFFWIGNLDGVTKKEFVLYRNNMF, encoded by the coding sequence ATGGATAAGCCAGACCGTAACGATATTAAACTTGTGGTGCTGCACAGCAATTGGTCCGAACAGGGTGTGGACAGAGCTTTGTCTGATCACGTATATTCCAACAAATACGCTTGGCTGCGTTTTTTAAAGTTACTTGTTCTAACGCTCGGTATTTCGTTTACCGTTGCAGGAATTATCTTCTTTTTTGCCTATAACTGGGATAGTTTAAACAAGTTTTTAAAGCTTGGTGCTGTTCAGTCTCTTGTACTAATATTCACATTTTTAGCATTATTTATAAAACAGAAGGCTTTTATAAAAAAGTCAATATTAACGGGTGCGGCTGTTTTAGTTGGTGTAATGTATGCGGTATTTGGGCAGATATATCAAACAGGAGCAAATGCTTACGACTTTTTCCTTGCCTGGACCATTTTTATCACTATCTGGGTGTTTATATCCAACTTCCCTACATTATGGTTGATCTACGTGTCGCTTTTGAATATTACACTTGTACTTTATGCCAAACAAGGGGTGGAAAATTGGTCAGAATCGGAGGTATTTATCCTTCTATTTCTTTTAAATACTCTAGCGCTCATCTGTTTTTTGTTTTTACCAAGATTCTTAAAAGCAAATTATTATCCCAAGTGGTTCACCAACTTCTTGGCCATAGCAGCTGTAACCGTGGCAACTGCAGGGGTTACGGGTGGAATACTCGAAGATGAACAAGATTATTCCTTTTGGTTATTATTGTTTCTTTTTTTCTGGATTGGGAATTTGGATGGGGTTACTAAAAAAGAATTTGTTCTATATCGCAATAATATGTTTTAG
- a CDS encoding M1 family metallopeptidase, whose amino-acid sequence MKRLKSFLFSAFLGASFFLSAQNSSSWQQHVDYTMDVQMDVKTYRYTGTQKLVYTNNSPDELSRVYYHLFFNAFQPGSEMDIRLQNIKDPDKRMMEGDKSRIASLSEDEIGYLHAKTLTQDGQPVDFTEEGTILVVDLAKPIPSGGKTTLEMTFDGQVPLQIRRSGRNSKEGVALSMSQWYPKLSEYDFEGWHANPYIAREFHGVWGDYDVKITLDKEYTIGGTGYLQNPNEIGHGYETPGTKVKTKGKTLTWHFKAPMVHDFMWGADPDYIHDVYQMENGPTLHFFYKDKPELQENWKNLQPKTAEAMTFFSNNIGKYPYDQYSVVQGGDGGMEYAMSTLITGEREFGSLVGVMVHEMAHSWFQHVLATNESKHEWMDEGFTSFISSLCMNQIMEQNKQNPFEGSYRGYYALVNSGLEMPQATHADRYTTNFAYGISAYSKGSIFLSQLGYIIGQDKLMETIKKYFDDFKFKHPVPNDIKRTAEKVSGMELGWYLTDWTQTTNTIDYGIKSVEADGEKTKITMERIGEMAMPLDILVVNTDGTQETFYVPIRMMYGEKENPYPNLKRTVLEDWPWAYPTYEFTVEMPLEKVQAIMIDPSQLMADVDGENNVYQVEE is encoded by the coding sequence ATGAAGCGTTTAAAATCATTCCTTTTTTCAGCCTTTTTAGGAGCTAGTTTCTTCCTAAGTGCACAAAATTCAAGTAGCTGGCAACAGCATGTGGACTACACCATGGATGTGCAAATGGACGTAAAGACCTATCGATACACTGGCACCCAGAAATTGGTCTACACCAACAACTCACCAGATGAATTGAGTCGCGTTTACTATCACTTATTTTTCAATGCCTTTCAACCGGGCAGTGAAATGGACATTAGGCTCCAAAACATTAAAGATCCGGACAAAAGAATGATGGAGGGCGACAAAAGCAGAATTGCTTCGCTTTCTGAAGACGAAATAGGGTATTTGCACGCCAAAACATTAACCCAAGATGGGCAGCCCGTTGATTTTACCGAAGAAGGGACCATTCTAGTGGTGGATTTGGCCAAACCGATTCCTTCTGGGGGCAAAACTACGTTAGAAATGACTTTTGATGGCCAAGTGCCGTTACAAATCAGACGTTCTGGAAGAAACAGCAAGGAAGGTGTTGCCCTTTCCATGAGCCAATGGTACCCAAAACTTTCTGAATACGATTTTGAAGGATGGCACGCAAACCCATATATAGCTCGCGAGTTCCACGGTGTATGGGGCGATTATGATGTAAAAATCACATTGGACAAAGAATACACGATTGGAGGTACCGGATATCTCCAAAATCCGAATGAAATAGGGCATGGTTACGAAACCCCGGGCACAAAGGTAAAAACCAAAGGAAAAACGCTAACTTGGCATTTTAAAGCCCCTATGGTACACGATTTTATGTGGGGAGCGGACCCTGATTATATTCACGATGTATACCAGATGGAAAATGGGCCCACGCTCCATTTCTTTTACAAGGACAAGCCCGAACTCCAAGAAAACTGGAAAAACCTTCAGCCCAAAACGGCAGAAGCCATGACTTTTTTCAGTAACAACATAGGAAAATACCCATACGATCAATATTCTGTTGTGCAAGGTGGAGATGGGGGTATGGAATATGCCATGAGTACCTTGATCACCGGTGAACGTGAATTTGGAAGTTTGGTCGGTGTTATGGTCCACGAAATGGCACACTCTTGGTTCCAGCACGTACTGGCCACCAACGAATCCAAACACGAATGGATGGATGAAGGGTTTACATCTTTCATTAGTAGTCTGTGCATGAACCAAATTATGGAACAGAACAAGCAAAATCCATTCGAAGGATCGTACCGAGGGTATTATGCCTTGGTAAACTCTGGTTTGGAAATGCCCCAAGCTACTCACGCCGATCGGTACACCACCAATTTTGCCTATGGCATTTCTGCCTATAGCAAAGGTTCTATTTTCTTGTCCCAGTTAGGTTACATAATCGGTCAGGATAAATTAATGGAGACCATAAAAAAGTATTTCGATGATTTCAAGTTCAAACATCCTGTTCCCAACGATATTAAAAGGACTGCCGAAAAGGTATCTGGAATGGAGCTTGGTTGGTATTTGACCGATTGGACACAAACAACCAACACCATCGACTACGGCATTAAAAGTGTCGAGGCGGATGGCGAAAAAACCAAGATAACCATGGAACGTATTGGCGAAATGGCCATGCCACTGGATATTTTGGTGGTAAACACGGACGGAACACAGGAAACCTTTTATGTTCCAATTCGAATGATGTATGGAGAAAAGGAAAATCCTTATCCCAACCTAAAGCGCACCGTTTTGGAAGATTGGCCTTGGGCATACCCTACCTACGAATTTACTGTGGAAATGCCACTGGAAAAGGTACAGGCCATAATGATCGACCCATCACAGTTAATGGCAGATGTCGATGGAGAAAACAATGTATACCAAGTAGAGGAATAG
- a CDS encoding cation diffusion facilitator family transporter — translation MGHHHHHHSHDHSDLKGRNLLISIFLNIGITVAQVIGGLLSGSLALLSDALHNFSDVLSLIISFVAQRLGKKQACRKKTFGYKRAEILAAFVNAATLVVVAIILMKEAVERLLNPQQIESNLVIWLALIAIMFNGFSVLLLKKDSDHNMNMKSAYLHLLTDMMASVAVLVGGILMKYFEIYWVDAVLTMIIGIYLIYMGYDLLKESTKVLMLFTPKSVVIQDIVESICTIDPVKNVHHVHIWQLNEEEVHMEAHIDFKEDIRLSEFDEILEKIEEHVYHKHGINHVNIQPEFDKCDSKSIIVQD, via the coding sequence ATGGGCCATCACCACCATCACCATTCACATGACCATTCCGATTTAAAAGGAAGAAATCTGCTTATTTCCATATTCCTTAATATTGGAATAACGGTGGCACAAGTTATAGGGGGTTTGCTCTCCGGTAGTTTGGCTTTGCTGTCGGACGCACTCCATAATTTTAGCGATGTACTTTCGCTGATCATAAGTTTTGTTGCTCAAAGGTTGGGCAAAAAACAAGCATGTAGAAAAAAAACGTTCGGATATAAGCGAGCAGAGATTTTGGCCGCATTTGTAAACGCGGCAACCTTAGTGGTTGTGGCCATAATTTTAATGAAAGAAGCCGTTGAAAGGTTGTTAAATCCCCAACAAATTGAATCCAATCTGGTAATTTGGTTGGCATTGATAGCTATTATGTTCAATGGATTCAGTGTTCTTCTCCTAAAAAAGGACTCTGACCATAACATGAACATGAAATCTGCCTATTTGCATTTGCTCACGGATATGATGGCCTCCGTGGCAGTTTTGGTAGGCGGTATATTAATGAAGTATTTTGAAATTTATTGGGTAGATGCCGTATTGACCATGATCATTGGAATCTACCTTATTTATATGGGATACGATCTATTGAAGGAATCCACAAAAGTGTTAATGCTTTTTACCCCAAAATCGGTCGTGATTCAGGACATTGTGGAATCCATTTGTACTATAGACCCAGTTAAAAATGTGCACCATGTCCATATTTGGCAACTCAATGAAGAAGAAGTTCATATGGAAGCACATATCGATTTTAAAGAAGATATTCGCCTATCGGAGTTCGATGAAATTTTGGAAAAGATAGAAGAGCACGTATACCATAAACATGGAATTAACCATGTGAATATACAACCAGAGTTTGATAAGTGCGATTCCAAAAGCATAATAGTCCAGGACTAA
- a CDS encoding GNAT family N-acetyltransferase: protein MEVAIKTFDQLTTEELYQILRLRSEVFVVEQDCVYQDVDNKDQKALHIIGTKNGEIVAYTRIFKPGDYFNNVSIGRVVVSQDQRKYGLGKQIMQASLAAIDQRFPNQPIEISAQSYLLKFYTELGFKVTGEEYLEDGIPHRRMLKE, encoded by the coding sequence ATGGAAGTGGCCATAAAAACGTTCGATCAGCTCACTACAGAAGAGCTCTACCAAATTTTACGTCTCCGCAGCGAAGTTTTTGTAGTGGAACAGGATTGTGTGTACCAAGATGTGGACAACAAAGATCAAAAGGCCCTTCATATTATAGGCACAAAAAATGGTGAAATAGTTGCCTACACGCGTATTTTTAAACCAGGGGATTATTTTAACAATGTAAGTATCGGTAGGGTAGTGGTAAGCCAAGATCAACGTAAATATGGTCTTGGAAAACAGATTATGCAAGCCTCACTTGCTGCGATAGACCAAAGATTTCCGAATCAACCCATCGAAATTTCCGCACAATCCTATTTATTAAAATTTTATACCGAATTGGGATTTAAGGTCACTGGTGAAGAATATTTGGAAGATGGGATTCCACATCGGAGAATGTTGAAGGAGTAA
- the rnpA gene encoding ribonuclease P protein component: MDFSFPKKEKLTNKKVFETLFTEGKALREFPLQLIYVKTAPNGEVPIKVAVVAPKKKFKTAVQRNRIKRLLREAYRLNKPIIFNNIEGNFAFIFLYLGKKTPNFKEVDLAMKKLLESFLNKEFHEKID; the protein is encoded by the coding sequence ATGGATTTCTCTTTCCCAAAAAAAGAAAAGCTTACCAATAAAAAAGTGTTCGAAACTCTTTTTACAGAGGGGAAGGCCCTGCGTGAATTCCCATTACAACTAATTTACGTTAAGACTGCTCCCAATGGCGAGGTTCCCATAAAGGTTGCCGTGGTCGCCCCTAAAAAAAAGTTTAAGACCGCTGTGCAGCGCAATCGGATAAAACGCTTGTTGCGAGAAGCCTATCGGCTCAACAAGCCCATCATTTTTAACAACATTGAGGGAAACTTTGCGTTCATATTTTTATACCTTGGCAAGAAGACCCCAAACTTTAAAGAGGTAGATCTAGCCATGAAAAAGTTGTTGGAGTCATTTTTAAATAAAGAGTTCCATGAAAAGATTGATTAA
- a CDS encoding S8 family peptidase, translating into MKYTYRKLSFFALGASLFFMGCGSTTLVSTPVENIDAVPLKVSELTDAEKKNWGHLDLIADTIPGMSVDKAYREIIKNRKGKTVVVAVLDSGMDLDHEDLKPVLWTNKGEIPNNGKDDDGNGYVDDVHGYNFLGKSYNEQLEYVRMLRLNIGDASDRAAARLKLDKEYPEALQNKQQYEQIFQVVKGADEVVKKELGKDSYTKEDLLSIEAKTPQMEQTIAVLTQMFTYGDSIEKVLSELEEGITYFTEQVNYNLNKDFNGRTPVGDDPYDITDIVYGNGNPNNMVETESHGTHVAGIIAAQRDNGIGINGVAKNVEIMSIRAVPNGDEYDKDIAMGIRYAVDNGASIINCSFGKSFSPKAEWVYDAIKYAESKDVLIVHAAGNDGLDLQLPENKNFPNDHKFENMEFVDNLITVGALTSSYGSEMVASFSNYGSQNVDIFAPGAKIYSTMPNNTYEFQGGTSMAAPAVAGIAALIRSFHPDLTAAQVKSIIMQSGLQTKTSVIVAGDESKAMSFDKISKSGKMANAYNALILANNISNGKMTLESNSK; encoded by the coding sequence ATGAAATATACATATCGCAAACTATCGTTCTTTGCCTTGGGCGCATCTCTTTTTTTTATGGGATGTGGTTCCACCACATTGGTATCGACCCCTGTTGAAAATATCGATGCCGTACCTTTAAAAGTTTCCGAACTTACAGATGCGGAGAAAAAAAATTGGGGTCACTTGGACCTTATCGCGGATACCATTCCCGGAATGAGTGTGGACAAGGCCTACAGAGAAATCATTAAAAACAGAAAGGGAAAAACAGTTGTAGTTGCCGTTCTCGATTCTGGAATGGACCTAGATCACGAAGACCTTAAGCCCGTGCTTTGGACGAACAAGGGCGAAATTCCCAATAATGGTAAAGATGATGACGGTAACGGATACGTGGACGATGTGCACGGCTATAACTTTTTGGGCAAGTCGTACAACGAACAACTGGAATATGTTAGAATGCTCCGTTTAAACATAGGCGATGCCTCCGATAGGGCTGCCGCAAGGTTAAAATTGGATAAAGAATATCCCGAAGCATTGCAGAACAAGCAACAGTACGAGCAAATTTTCCAAGTGGTAAAAGGAGCCGATGAAGTTGTAAAAAAGGAATTGGGCAAGGACTCCTACACCAAAGAAGATTTACTATCGATTGAGGCAAAGACCCCTCAAATGGAACAAACCATTGCTGTTTTAACACAAATGTTCACCTACGGCGACAGTATTGAAAAAGTATTGTCTGAACTGGAGGAAGGTATTACCTACTTTACGGAACAAGTAAACTACAACCTTAACAAAGATTTTAATGGCCGAACTCCCGTAGGGGACGACCCATACGACATCACAGATATTGTATACGGAAATGGCAACCCAAATAATATGGTGGAAACCGAGAGCCATGGAACGCATGTGGCGGGAATTATAGCTGCCCAAAGGGACAATGGTATCGGAATAAACGGTGTTGCAAAGAATGTCGAAATTATGAGTATCAGAGCCGTACCCAACGGGGATGAGTATGATAAAGATATTGCAATGGGCATACGATATGCCGTGGACAATGGGGCGTCCATTATCAACTGTAGTTTCGGAAAATCTTTCTCGCCAAAGGCCGAGTGGGTCTACGACGCCATAAAATACGCAGAGTCCAAAGATGTTTTGATCGTACATGCCGCCGGCAACGATGGCTTGGACCTACAACTGCCAGAAAACAAAAACTTCCCGAACGATCACAAGTTTGAAAATATGGAGTTTGTGGACAACTTAATTACTGTAGGTGCCCTAACGAGCAGCTATGGGTCGGAAATGGTGGCATCATTTTCCAACTATGGAAGTCAAAACGTGGACATTTTTGCTCCAGGAGCAAAAATTTATTCCACCATGCCCAACAATACTTACGAATTTCAAGGGGGGACCTCAATGGCCGCTCCGGCTGTTGCGGGCATTGCAGCGCTGATCCGTTCTTTTCATCCAGATCTTACCGCGGCACAAGTAAAGAGCATCATCATGCAATCGGGTCTACAAACAAAAACTTCCGTTATTGTGGCCGGCGATGAGAGCAAAGCCATGTCTTTTGATAAAATTTCCAAGTCCGGCAAAATGGCAAATGCCTATAATGCCTTAATTTTAGCAAATAACATTTCAAACGGTAAAATGACCCTAGAAAGCAATTCCAAATAA
- the dcm gene encoding DNA (cytosine-5-)-methyltransferase, producing the protein MQKLKVCELFAGVGGFRLGLENTGHYQVVWSNQWEPSTKMQHASLVYEARFGKENHSNSNIETVPTKDIPDHDILVGGFPCQDYSVATSLKNSKGLIGKKGVLWWSIHRILSEKKNKPKYLFLENVDRLLKSPSTQRGRDFAVMLRSLSDLGYAVEWRVINAADYGMPQRRRRVFFLAYLKGTTLHSKLRKTLPNKWILEKGTFAETFPVDQNTPKPVSFVLKENLVSLSETFNSKKELSPFLNSGICLNGKVTTIKTSPDFDGTKTVLSDILENDCIAPEYYINESDMPKWEYLKGSKKEIRKTKAGFEYNYSEGGMVFPDALDQPSRTIITGEGGKSPSRFKHVIQTSKGPRRLLPVELERLNMFPDNHTKLEGISDTKRAFFMGNALVVGIVEKIGASLFRKINEVEKQIQS; encoded by the coding sequence ATGCAAAAACTAAAGGTATGTGAACTTTTTGCCGGTGTGGGCGGGTTTCGTTTGGGACTAGAAAACACAGGACATTATCAAGTGGTCTGGAGCAACCAATGGGAGCCCTCTACTAAAATGCAGCACGCATCCTTGGTTTACGAAGCCCGTTTTGGAAAGGAAAATCACTCGAATTCCAATATCGAAACGGTACCTACCAAAGATATTCCCGACCACGATATACTAGTGGGCGGATTTCCCTGCCAAGATTATTCCGTGGCCACATCTTTAAAAAACTCCAAAGGTCTTATAGGTAAAAAAGGGGTGCTTTGGTGGTCCATTCATCGTATCCTTTCAGAAAAAAAGAACAAACCAAAATATCTTTTTTTAGAAAATGTGGATCGTTTGTTAAAATCGCCTTCCACTCAACGTGGTCGTGATTTTGCCGTGATGCTGCGCAGTCTATCGGATTTGGGCTATGCGGTGGAATGGCGGGTAATAAATGCGGCCGATTATGGGATGCCACAGCGCCGAAGGCGCGTTTTTTTTCTGGCCTATTTAAAAGGGACCACATTACATTCCAAACTAAGAAAAACCCTGCCAAATAAATGGATTTTGGAAAAAGGTACATTTGCCGAGACTTTTCCCGTGGACCAAAATACGCCAAAACCCGTTTCTTTTGTTTTAAAAGAAAATTTGGTATCCTTATCCGAAACTTTTAACAGTAAAAAAGAACTTTCTCCGTTCTTAAACTCGGGTATTTGCTTAAACGGTAAGGTCACAACCATAAAAACCAGTCCCGATTTTGATGGAACCAAAACGGTTCTTTCCGACATTTTGGAAAATGACTGCATTGCTCCAGAATATTACATTAATGAGTCCGATATGCCCAAGTGGGAATATTTAAAAGGCTCCAAAAAAGAAATACGCAAGACCAAAGCAGGTTTTGAATACAATTACAGCGAGGGCGGTATGGTTTTCCCCGATGCCCTTGATCAACCTTCCAGAACTATTATAACCGGTGAGGGCGGTAAATCCCCATCCCGGTTTAAACACGTGATCCAAACCTCCAAGGGACCACGAAGACTTTTACCAGTTGAATTGGAACGGTTGAACATGTTTCCGGACAATCACACAAAATTGGAGGGTATTTCCGATACCAAACGCGCCTTTTTTATGGGCAACGCCCTGGTGGTCGGGATTGTGGAAAAGATAGGTGCTTCCCTGTTCCGGAAAATAAACGAAGTTGAAAAGCAAATTCAAAGCTGA